CGGTCGATCACGGGCGTGACGCCCATCGCCCCGCCCAGCAGCTCGACCAGGCGCGCGAGCGAGACGGTCTGGCTCTCGCCCAGGTTGACGATCTCGAACGCGTCCGGGTGCTCGCCGGTGAAGGCGATAGCGGCCTCGACGCCTTGGAGGATGTCGTCCACGTAGGTGTAGTCGCGCTCCGTGTCGCCCGCCCCGAAGACGGGGATGGGCAGTCCGGCCGCCATCAGCCGCGCGAACTTGTGGATGGCCAGGTCCGGGCGCTGCCGCGGTCCGTACACGGTGAAGAAGCGTAGGCAGACGACGGAGGCGCCGTGCAGGTGGTGGTGCGCGTGGCACAGCAGCTCGCCCGCCCGCTTGGTGGCGGCGTACGGCGAGATGGGCGCGTCCACCGGGTCGGATTCCGAGAACGGCACCTTGGCCGCGTTGCCGTACACGCTGCTGCTGGACCCGAAGACGAAGCGCTTCGCTCCCAGCGCCCGCGCCAGCTCCAGCACCGCCGCGGTCCCGGCCACGTTCACGTCCGCGTACGCGACCGGCTGGTCGATGGACGGCCGCACCCCCGCGCGCGCCGCGAGGTGGACGACCACGTCCGCCTCCGCGAAGCCCGCGGCGAGCAGCCCGCCCCGCATCCCCTCCAACCGCCGCACGTCCGCCTCGACCAGGCGGAAGTCGTCAGAATGCAGCATCTCCGCCACGTTGCGCCGCTTGACGGCGGGGTCGTAGAACGGGTCGAAGCTGTCGATGCAGGCCACGCGGTGCCCGGCCGCCAGCAGCCGCTCGCACAGGTGGCTCCCGATGAAGCCCGCGCCGCCGGTGACGACGACCTTCACGGCGTCACAGCGTGCGCGCGGACGAGTCTGCCGCCGCCAGCGCCTCGCGGAAGTACGGGATGGTGCGGCTCAGGCCCTCCTCCAGCGGCACCTTGGGCTCCCAGCCCAGCACGGCGCGCGCAACGGTGATGTCGGGCTTCCGCACCTTCGGATCGTCCTGCGGCAGGGGAAGGCGGTCCAGCTTGGACTCGCTACCCGTCATCTCCAGCACCTTGTCCGCCAGCTCGCGCACGGTGAACTCGCCGGGATTGCCCACGTTGGTCGGCTCCGCGCGGTCCGAGTGGAAGAGGCGGTAGATGCCGTCCACCAGGTCGTCCACGTAGGTGAAGCTGCGCGTCTGGCTGCCGTCGCCGTAGATGGAGATGGGGTCGCCGCGCAGCGCCTGGACGATGAAGTTGCTCACCACGCGCCCGTCGCCCGGCCGCATGCGCGGGCCGTACGTGTTGAAGATGCGCACGATGCGCGTCTCCACGCCGTGGAAGCGGTGGTACGCCATGGTCATCGCCTCGGCGAAGCGCTTGGCCTCGTCGTAGCAGCCGCGGGGGCCCACCGGATTGACGTTGCCCCAGTACGTCTCCGGTTGCGGGTGCACCTGCGGGTCGCCGTAGACCTCGGAGGTCGACGCCAGCAGGTAGCGGGCGCCCTTGGCGAGGGCCAGGCCCAGCGTGTTGTGCGTGCCCAGCGACCCCACCTTGAGCGTGGGGATGGGGTGCTCCAGGTAGTCGACCGGCGACGCGGGCGAAGCGAAGTGGAGCACGCCGTCCAGCGGCCCGTCCACGTCGATGTGCTCGCTCACGTCGTGCTCGACGAGCGTGAAGTCGGCCCGGTCCGCGAGGTGGGCGACGTTGTCCGGGTGGCCGGTGATGAAGTTGTCCATCCCCACCACCTCGTGCCCATCGGCCAGGAACCGGT
This sequence is a window from Longimicrobiaceae bacterium. Protein-coding genes within it:
- a CDS encoding NAD-dependent epimerase/dehydratase family protein, with the protein product MKVVVTGGAGFIGSHLCERLLAAGHRVACIDSFDPFYDPAVKRRNVAEMLHSDDFRLVEADVRRLEGMRGGLLAAGFAEADVVVHLAARAGVRPSIDQPVAYADVNVAGTAAVLELARALGAKRFVFGSSSSVYGNAAKVPFSESDPVDAPISPYAATKRAGELLCHAHHHLHGASVVCLRFFTVYGPRQRPDLAIHKFARLMAAGLPIPVFGAGDTERDYTYVDDILQGVEAAIAFTGEHPDAFEIVNLGESQTVSLARLVELLGGAMGVTPVIDRQPMQPGDVKRTFADVSKARSLLGYAPATGVEDGIPRFVEWLRAEMAREKEAA
- a CDS encoding UDP-glucuronic acid decarboxylase family protein: MRVLITGAAGFLGSHLCDRFLADGHEVVGMDNFITGHPDNVAHLADRADFTLVEHDVSEHIDVDGPLDGVLHFASPASPVDYLEHPIPTLKVGSLGTHNTLGLALAKGARYLLASTSEVYGDPQVHPQPETYWGNVNPVGPRGCYDEAKRFAEAMTMAYHRFHGVETRIVRIFNTYGPRMRPGDGRVVSNFIVQALRGDPISIYGDGSQTRSFTYVDDLVDGIYRLFHSDRAEPTNVGNPGEFTVRELADKVLEMTGSESKLDRLPLPQDDPKVRKPDITVARAVLGWEPKVPLEEGLSRTIPYFREALAAADSSARTL